From Clavelina lepadiformis chromosome 9, kaClaLepa1.1, whole genome shotgun sequence, the proteins below share one genomic window:
- the LOC143471018 gene encoding claspin-like isoform X4 has product MPLIFDVAPLGYETHSVNPTTTTNYHKLTSHVHGTGTTSYYMCKSFKMTLFVDDADHHMESASTTESPTAKKKTKRITRFEESSDDSDHDEGISQDINYSTKGKSPTICPQFSDFESDDDIGGNKVTKSIEKKLRKRLARIAESSDESDDESDFAKTKVLEEEESKNILHDDEDVINKQHQITSSANGLDVLKPKIPETKALVSSVESNSSSSDDEDLNVPCDKQHSFGIVPTCSNHSDVNDDSTDKTSKIQSAESEGNDSDIDSAISESESSDDDSPPLRIFRNKDAAAINSRGYDSGNDLSSDEERDGNEYSTNLPHVNKPRKRPGPSNLEIKSETQRLIRESNLNLPYYVPETKKLSQFLKRPIGFQETLPVCEHKETPTEPSSDEVKLPNIQQSDDLSQEELRDSGIGLNEANTLEKNEDTPNKDEPEAEAFATPAQRKKAKLLASHGITLPTLNAPKAKISPRQRKDFVDLDENVKAETPNTGVSKFMERFLKHSSAQKSASSKKKKVQFNIVRKEERVDGTGVDLVSDVITATEESKEETDDFSGTPSQKYQSFRQKLAEKMKQRRLIERKKREELYQLDNEEIGKVEEEEEELDDDWSDIDSEEEGYEESEEKKVKDLSKNHIIDDEEEEESKGTGNDLEEDDDATQPVPPEATLSNGSTMSKTSQATAKSDILFPHLSSEGSLLLFDDTIKKPNSSNDDDHTYDPLYGSMIPPNQPEISDISDSSKPCKLSYDDDSYFCSERSTNISTNESQSRTDCDSQFLDSDGFIKEPKTSKSLTSLLPVDAEDDNANDCNMSQLLELCSGKFQESGISQTESFSEIAAIDESFGFQIEPAKFISAEPTNFSDEENISDPEDAGITIIRRKKDVTQRMMRNFLEEEAELSGDDVGSDDDCEGNEKDNYYEEEENDEILPREEVMQRQVNKVHLKQLLDEDQRDIELLQEAFVEEAIELKRNRKFKWKNIDNNFTQDNFLSDDDENDSNHDNESREQELRENGESQWRMLRLEREEFLNSKTSDQVIDQRFSNHEPRPKCRSP; this is encoded by the exons ATGCCGCTTATCTTTGATGTAGCTCCCTTGGGATATGAGACACACTCAGTAAACcccacaacaacaacaaactatCACAAACTAACGTCACATGTGCACGGAACCGGAACTACTTCTTATTATAT gtgtaaatcttttaaaatgaCATTGTTTGTTGATGATGCTGACCACCATATGGAAAGTGCAAGTACCACAG AGTCACCaactgcaaaaaagaaaacaaaacgcATCACAAGGTTCGAAGAGTCATCAGACGACTCCGATCATGAT GAGGGTATATCACAAGATATAAACTACAGCACAAAAGGCAAAAGCCCCACGATTTGCCCACAGTTTTCTGATTTTGAGTCAGATGATGACATAGGAGGAAATAAAGTTACTAAAA GCATTGAAAAGAAGCTCAGGAAACGCCTAGCTAGAATTGCCGAGTCATCAGATGAATCCGATGATGAAAGTgattttgccaaaacaaaA GTGTTAGAAGAAGAAgaatctaaaaatattttacatgaCGATGAAGATGTGATCAACAAGCAACATCAAATCACATCTTCTGCTAATGGTTTAG AcgttttaaaaccaaaaattccTGAGACAAAGGCACTAGTTTCATCTGTGGAATCTAATAGCAGCTCTAGTGACGATGAAGatttaaat GTGCCATGTGATAAACAACATAGTTTCGGTATAGTTCCCACATGTTCTAACCATTCTGATGTAAACGATGACTCGACAGACAAAACGTCAAAGATCCAATCAG CAGAAAGCGAAGGAAATGATTCAGACATCGATTCTGCTATTTCAGAGAGTG AATCATCAGACGATGACAGTCCTCCATTGAGAATCTTTCGAAACAAAGATGCCGCTGCAATAAATTCTCGTGGCTATGAT AGTGGAAACGATCTGTCCTCTGATGAGGAGAGAGATGGAAACGAATATTCTACTAATCTACCTCATGTTAACAAGCCTCGCAAGCGACCTGGACCGAGTAATTTGGAAATTAAAAGTGAAACACAGCGACTCATAAGAG AATCCAATTTAAATCTTCCCTATTATGTTCCCGAAACAAAGAAGCTTTCCCAATTTTTGAAGCGTCCGATTGGTTTTCAGGAAACTTTGCCAGTTTGT GAGCACAAAGAAACTCCAACTGAGCCATCCTCAGATGAAGTTAAGCTTCCCAACATCCAGCAGTCTGATGATCTTTCTCAAGAGGAGTTGAGAGATTCTGGTATAGGCCTCAACGAAGCCAACACACTTGAGAAGAATGAAGACACTCCAAACAAAGATGAACCGGAAGCAGAGGCTTTTGCTACTCCTGCTCAGAGGAAGAAAGCAAAGCTACTTGCTTCTCATGGGATCACTCTTCCTACTTTAAATGCTCCAAAAGCCAAAATATCACCCAGACAAAGAAAAG ACTTTGTAGACCTGGATGAGAATGTGAAAGCCGAAACACCAAACACAGGAGTTTCGAAGTTCATggaaagatttttaaaacattcttCCGCACAAAAATCAGCTTCGTCAAAGAAGAAGAAAGTTCAATTCAA CATTGTACGTAAAGAAGAGCGTGTGGATGGCACTGGAGTTGATCTTGTGTCTGATGTCATCACGGCGACAGAGGAATCAAAAGAAGAAACAG ATGATTTTTCGGGAACGCCTTCTCAAAAATATCAATCTTTCCGACAGAAGTTGGCTGAGAAAATGAAACAGAGAAGATTGATTGAAAGGAAAAAGAGAGAG GAGTTATACCAACTGGATAACGAGGAAATTGGGAAAGTTgaggaagaagaagaagagctTGATGATGATTGGTCAGACATCGATTCCGAAGAGGAAGGCTATGAAGAGTCGGAagagaagaaagttaaagattTGTCCAAAAATCACATAATAGATGatgaggaggaggaggaatcAAAAGGAACAGGAAATGATCTTGAAGAAGATGATGATGCAACACAGCCAGTACCACCAG AAGCCACTTTGTCAAATGGTAGCACAATGTCAAAAACATCACAAGCCACTGCAAAAAGTGATATTTTATTCCCTCATCTTTCAAGTGAAGGGTCTTTACTCCTGTTTGATGATACCATAAA GAAACCTAATAGTAGTAACGATGATGATCACACATATGACCCATTATATGGTTCAATGATCCCGCCCAATCAACCTGAGATCTCAGATATTTCTGATTCTTCAAAACCATGTAAA CTGAGCTACGACGACGATTCTTATTTCTGTTCTGAACGTTCAACCAATATTTCCACCAATGAATCTCAATCACGAACGGATTGCGACTCCCAGTTCCTTGACTCTGATGGGTTTATAAAAgaaccaaaaacttctaag TCGTTGACTTCTCTTTTGCCCGTTGATGCAGAGGATGACAACGCAAATGACTGCAACATGTCGCAACTGCTCGAACTTTGTTCGGGAAAATTTCAAG aatCTGGAATTAGCCAAACCGAGAGCTTTAGTGAAATTGCCGCCATTGATGAAAGTTTTGGATTTCAAATAGAACCAG CAAAATTTATAAGTGCAGAACCAACCAATTTCTCTGACGAAGAAAATATCAGCGACCCTGAG GATGCTGGCATTACCATCATCAGAAGAAAGAAGGATGTTACTCAAAGAATGATGAGGAATTTTCTTGAAGAGGAAGCCGAATTATCAGGAGATGATGTTGGGAGCGACGATGACTGTGAAGGAAACgaaaaag ATAATTATTATGAAGAAGAGGAGAATGATGAAATTCTTCCTCGGGAAGAAGTCATGCAGAGACAG GTCAACAAAGTTCACCTGAAGCAACTTCTAGACGAAGACCAAAGGGATATCGAATTGTTGCAAGAAGCATTCGTTGAGGAAGCGATTGAATTGAAGAGGAATCGAAAGTTTAAATGGAAAAATATAG ACAATAACTTCACTCAAGATAACTTTCTTTCGGATGATGACGAAAACGACAGTAACCATGACAACGAAAGCCGAGAGCAAGAGCTTAGAGAGAATGGGGAGAGCCAATGGCGCATGTTGAGGCTGGAGAGGGAGGAATTCCTGAACAGCAAAACCAGTGACCAAGTTATTGA CCAGCGTTTCTCTAATCATGAACCACGTCCCAAATGTAGATCGCCATAA